A single region of the Nocardioides aquaticus genome encodes:
- a CDS encoding F0F1 ATP synthase subunit B yields MLLIPQAAEPMPLAVEPVEVVLALVAFGILFFAVKKFVVPNFEQTFEARTKAIEGGLASAETKQAEADAKLAELEKRLADARQEASRIREEAREQGAQIVAEMREQGQAESTRIVEHGKAQIEAERQQAVAQLRAEVGSLATGLAGRIVGESLEDDDRANRVVDRFLADLETDTTTGSGVS; encoded by the coding sequence ATGTTGCTGATTCCCCAAGCCGCGGAGCCGATGCCGCTCGCGGTCGAGCCGGTGGAGGTCGTCCTCGCGCTCGTGGCCTTCGGCATCCTCTTCTTCGCCGTGAAGAAGTTCGTGGTGCCGAACTTCGAGCAGACCTTCGAGGCACGAACGAAGGCCATCGAGGGCGGTCTGGCCTCGGCCGAGACCAAGCAGGCCGAGGCCGACGCCAAGCTCGCCGAGCTCGAGAAGCGGCTCGCCGACGCCCGGCAGGAGGCCTCTCGCATCCGTGAGGAGGCCCGCGAGCAGGGCGCCCAGATCGTCGCCGAGATGCGCGAGCAGGGCCAGGCGGAGTCGACGCGCATCGTCGAGCACGGCAAGGCCCAGATCGAGGCCGAGCGTCAGCAGGCCGTCGCCCAGCTCCGCGCTGAGGTCGGCTCGCTGGCCACCGGGCTCGCGGGTCGTATCGTGGGCGAGAGCCTGGAGGACGACGACCGCGCCAACCGCGTGGTCGACCGCTTCCTGGCCGACCTGGAGACCGACACCACGACCGGGAGCGGGGTCAGCTGA
- a CDS encoding L-threonylcarbamoyladenylate synthase: MTRDPQADPAPDDTAQDPSDGLDDDLDDDLDDDLDDDLDDGSAEDVTGELWPTATDEQREDAVAAATSALQRGRLVIIPTDTVYGLAADAFDADAVADLLDAKGRGREMPPPVLISSAATVDALVVALPGYARPLIDAFWPGPLTLVARQQPSLQWDLGEAKGTVAVRMPDHPVALAVLERTGPLAVSSANLTGSPAATDAEHALDMLGDEVAVVVDDGPSPGGEASTIVDVTGTQGRVLRVGALSLEQLNAVLEPLGASLVLEGS, from the coding sequence GTGACCCGCGACCCGCAGGCCGACCCGGCCCCCGACGACACGGCCCAGGACCCGTCGGACGGCCTCGACGACGACCTGGACGACGACCTGGACGACGACCTGGACGACGACCTGGACGACGGGTCGGCGGAGGACGTCACGGGCGAGCTCTGGCCGACGGCCACCGACGAGCAGCGCGAGGACGCGGTCGCCGCCGCGACGTCGGCCCTGCAGCGCGGGCGGCTCGTGATCATCCCCACCGACACCGTCTACGGGCTGGCCGCAGACGCCTTCGACGCCGACGCCGTCGCCGACCTGCTCGACGCCAAGGGCCGTGGGCGGGAGATGCCGCCGCCGGTGCTGATCAGCTCGGCGGCGACGGTCGACGCCCTCGTCGTGGCGCTGCCGGGCTACGCCCGCCCGCTGATCGACGCGTTCTGGCCCGGTCCGCTGACCCTGGTCGCCCGCCAGCAGCCCTCGCTGCAGTGGGACCTCGGCGAGGCCAAGGGCACGGTCGCGGTCCGGATGCCCGACCACCCGGTCGCCCTGGCCGTCCTCGAACGCACCGGCCCGCTCGCCGTCAGCTCGGCCAACCTGACCGGCAGCCCGGCCGCCACGGACGCCGAGCACGCCCTCGACATGCTCGGTGACGAGGTGGCCGTGGTCGTCGACGACGGACCGTCGCCCGGGGGAGAGGCCAGCACGATCGTCGACGTGACCGGCACCCAGGGTCGGGTGCTGCGGGTCGGCGCCCTGTCGCTGGAGCAGCTGAACGCGGTCCTCGAGCCGCTCGGGGCCTCCCTGGTCCTCGAGGGGAGCTGA
- the atpE gene encoding ATP synthase F0 subunit C, which translates to MTGSLNMIGYGLAAIGPGIGIGLIFAAYINGVARQPEAQSRLQSIAILGFALAEALAIIGIALAFVLN; encoded by the coding sequence ATGACCGGCTCCCTGAACATGATCGGCTACGGCCTGGCCGCCATCGGCCCCGGCATCGGCATCGGCCTGATCTTCGCCGCGTACATCAACGGCGTCGCCCGTCAGCCCGAGGCCCAGAGCCGCCTGCAGTCGATCGCGATCCTCGGGTTCGCCCTCGCCGAGGCGCTGGCCATCATCGGTATCGCCCTCGCCTTCGTCCTGAACTAG
- the atpB gene encoding F0F1 ATP synthase subunit A: MSLAAASVVRAAEEFVPPGPSTFDLPPVFSVAGIGVTKPMLQLVLAAILVFGFFYLAIRQRAMVPGRLQYMGEAGYSFVRNSISRDIIGQHDFARYTPYLFALFFFLLLNNWFGSIPFIQFPTFSRASMAYALAGLSWLIYNLAGMSRHGFFGYLKLQCVPANITGPILVLLIPLEFFSNIIVRPVTLALRLFANMFAGHLLVILFAIGGEYLLLEGSLLVKPAGILAWVLFILITFLELLVQFLQAYVFVLLNAMYISGAVADEH; encoded by the coding sequence GTGAGTCTTGCCGCCGCGTCCGTCGTCCGAGCAGCGGAGGAGTTCGTCCCGCCCGGGCCGAGCACCTTCGACCTCCCGCCCGTGTTCAGCGTGGCCGGGATCGGCGTGACCAAGCCCATGCTCCAGCTCGTGCTCGCCGCGATCCTGGTGTTCGGATTCTTCTACCTCGCCATCCGGCAGCGGGCCATGGTCCCCGGCCGGCTGCAGTACATGGGTGAGGCCGGGTACTCGTTCGTGCGGAACTCGATCAGCCGCGACATCATCGGCCAGCACGACTTCGCGCGCTACACGCCGTACCTGTTCGCGCTGTTCTTCTTCCTCCTCCTCAACAACTGGTTCGGGTCGATCCCGTTCATCCAGTTCCCGACGTTCAGCCGCGCGAGCATGGCCTACGCCCTCGCCGGGCTGAGCTGGCTGATCTACAACCTGGCCGGCATGTCGCGGCACGGGTTCTTCGGCTACCTCAAGCTGCAGTGCGTCCCGGCGAACATCACCGGACCGATCCTCGTCCTGCTGATCCCGCTGGAGTTCTTCTCCAACATCATCGTGCGGCCGGTCACCCTGGCCCTGCGTCTGTTCGCCAACATGTTCGCCGGCCACCTGCTGGTGATCCTGTTCGCGATCGGTGGTGAGTACCTGCTCCTCGAGGGCTCCCTGCTGGTCAAGCCGGCCGGGATCCTGGCCTGGGTGCTGTTCATCCTGATCACCTTCCTGGAGCTGCTGGTGCAGTTCCTTCAGGCGTACGTCTTCGTGCTCCTGAACGCCATGTACATCTCCGGTGCCGTCGCAGACGAGCACTGA
- a CDS encoding glycosyltransferase family 4 protein: MREYLLVFLVAAAVTYLLTVVAREIAIRTGAVAQVRDRDVHAVPVPYLGGLAMLGGLVAAYLVARQLPFLSQSSPFVFEDAGVVIVAGALVCAVGVLDDIFDIDALTKLGGQILAVALLIGSGLQFRFFPQPDGTLFSLDPAQGALLTAVVVVATVNAVNFVDGLDGLAAGVVGIGAIAFFVFSYTLADRADLSLATTGALLSAALGGACVGFLPHNWHPARLFMGDSGSMLIGLVLSSTALTLTTQFNGTALTGTASTSLLATFLPVLLPVLILVVPMADLVLAVLRRTAKGRSPFAPDKKHLHHRLLEIGHSQRRAVLIMWLWAALVAFGTVLASLYVGWKMWSSLGVMAVLVLLLTFVVPQLHRRHLGLEGGPGPGETPLPPADAETPQTL; this comes from the coding sequence GTGCGCGAGTACCTGCTGGTGTTCCTGGTCGCCGCCGCCGTCACCTACCTGCTGACGGTGGTGGCGCGGGAGATCGCGATCCGCACCGGTGCGGTGGCGCAGGTCCGGGACCGCGACGTGCACGCGGTGCCGGTGCCGTACCTGGGTGGCCTGGCCATGCTCGGCGGCCTGGTGGCGGCCTACCTCGTGGCCCGTCAGCTGCCGTTCCTGTCCCAGAGCAGCCCGTTCGTCTTCGAGGACGCCGGCGTGGTGATCGTCGCCGGGGCGCTGGTGTGCGCCGTGGGCGTCCTGGACGACATCTTCGACATCGATGCGCTGACCAAGCTCGGCGGGCAGATCCTCGCGGTGGCCCTGCTGATCGGCTCGGGTCTGCAGTTCCGCTTCTTCCCGCAGCCCGACGGCACCCTGTTCTCCCTCGACCCGGCCCAGGGGGCGCTGCTGACCGCCGTCGTGGTCGTCGCGACCGTCAACGCGGTCAACTTCGTCGACGGTCTCGACGGGCTGGCCGCCGGGGTGGTCGGGATCGGCGCGATCGCCTTCTTCGTCTTCAGCTACACCCTGGCCGACCGCGCGGACCTGTCGCTGGCCACTACCGGGGCACTGCTGTCGGCCGCCCTGGGCGGGGCCTGCGTCGGATTCCTCCCGCACAACTGGCACCCGGCCCGGCTCTTCATGGGCGACAGCGGCTCGATGCTGATCGGCCTGGTGCTGTCGTCCACCGCGCTGACCCTGACCACCCAGTTCAACGGCACCGCGCTGACCGGCACCGCCTCCACCAGCCTGCTGGCCACCTTCCTGCCGGTGCTGCTGCCGGTGCTGATCCTGGTCGTGCCGATGGCCGACCTGGTGCTCGCGGTCCTGCGACGCACCGCGAAGGGGCGCTCGCCCTTCGCCCCGGACAAGAAGCACCTGCACCACCGGCTGCTCGAGATCGGCCACTCCCAGCGGCGGGCGGTGCTGATCATGTGGCTGTGGGCCGCCCTGGTGGCCTTCGGCACGGTCCTGGCGAGCCTCTACGTCGGCTGGAAGATGTGGTCCTCGCTGGGCGTGATGGCGGTCCTGGTGCTCCTGCTGACCTTCGTGGTGCCCCAGCTGCACCGCCGCCACCTCGGTCTCGAGGGCGGGCCCGGGCCGGGGGAGACCCCGCTCCCACCGGCCGACGCGGAGACCCCGCAGACTTTGTGA
- a CDS encoding F0F1 ATP synthase subunit delta: MQFRGASSDSAAVLGDQLAEQVRGEPGRAATMAGDLVTVAATLRSEGSLRRFLTDGSLPTEARTGLASEVFGGSVDAQSLELVTAGAARRWTSAGDLPAAFEHLAVVAAVRSAGDESERLADELFAVRQAVKQQHELRDALSDPVRDVAAKEGLVRDVLGSRFLDATVRLVVQAVTSTYRTVTAALEEYQKVAARVHGERVATVRVAKALTDDEARRLEQALQRQYDRPVHLNQVVDPGVIGGVRVEIGDDVIDGTVSSRLADARRRLAGTAG, encoded by the coding sequence ATGCAGTTCCGCGGTGCCTCCTCCGACAGTGCCGCCGTGCTCGGCGACCAGCTCGCCGAGCAGGTCCGGGGCGAGCCCGGTCGCGCGGCGACCATGGCCGGCGACCTGGTGACGGTGGCCGCGACCCTGCGTAGCGAGGGCTCGCTGCGGCGCTTCCTCACCGACGGCTCGCTGCCCACGGAGGCCAGGACCGGTCTGGCCTCGGAGGTGTTCGGCGGCTCCGTCGACGCCCAGAGCCTGGAGCTGGTCACGGCGGGCGCCGCACGCCGCTGGACCTCTGCCGGTGACCTGCCGGCCGCCTTCGAGCACCTCGCGGTGGTCGCAGCGGTCCGGTCCGCCGGCGACGAGTCCGAGCGGCTCGCCGACGAGCTCTTCGCGGTCCGCCAGGCCGTCAAGCAGCAGCACGAGCTGCGCGACGCGCTCTCGGACCCCGTCCGGGACGTCGCGGCCAAGGAGGGGCTGGTCCGGGACGTCCTGGGCTCGCGCTTCCTGGACGCCACGGTCCGTCTGGTCGTCCAGGCGGTGACCAGCACCTACCGCACGGTCACCGCTGCGCTCGAGGAGTACCAGAAGGTCGCCGCCCGGGTGCACGGCGAGCGTGTGGCCACCGTCCGGGTGGCCAAGGCGCTCACCGACGACGAGGCCCGGCGCCTCGAGCAGGCCCTGCAGCGCCAGTACGACCGGCCGGTCCACCTCAACCAGGTGGTCGACCCCGGCGTGATCGGCGGCGTGCGCGTGGAGATCGGGGACGACGTCATCGACGGCACCGTCTCCTCCCGCCTCGCCGACGCCCGCCGACGCCTGGCCGGCACCGCCGGCTGA
- a CDS encoding AtpZ/AtpI family protein, whose protein sequence is MSKQDPPSPTSERGPQGDPWHAFGYVVSGVAVYGLVGWWADQWLGTSFLVAIGILFGAVLGIYLTISRFDALPRFPRDSEHRAQHDPQHDPQSDQHPDPT, encoded by the coding sequence ATGAGCAAGCAGGACCCGCCGTCCCCGACCTCGGAACGCGGTCCGCAGGGCGACCCGTGGCACGCATTCGGCTACGTGGTGTCCGGCGTCGCGGTCTACGGGCTCGTGGGGTGGTGGGCCGACCAGTGGCTCGGGACCAGCTTCCTCGTCGCGATCGGCATCCTGTTCGGAGCCGTGCTGGGGATCTACCTGACCATCTCCCGCTTCGACGCCTTGCCCCGCTTCCCTCGCGACAGCGAGCATCGGGCTCAGCACGACCCGCAGCACGATCCGCAGTCCGACCAGCATCCCGACCCGACGTAG